One region of Carya illinoinensis cultivar Pawnee chromosome 8, C.illinoinensisPawnee_v1, whole genome shotgun sequence genomic DNA includes:
- the LOC122319015 gene encoding putative per-hexamer repeat protein 5, producing the protein MGSLKCFALVALLMSTSAMVSESRVARKDLGLDLGGVGIGLGAGVGIGLGGGSGAGSGSGSGSGSSSGSGSASASGSSSGSGSSGAGSEAGSYAGSYAGSRAGSGSGGNQGSGSGFGRGEGYGEGSGRGSGSGKGSGYGEGRGYGSGSGSGHGK; encoded by the coding sequence ATGGGCAGTTTGAAGTGCTTTGCTCTTGTTGCTTTACTCATGTCAACCTCTGCAATGGTGTCTGAAAGCCGAGTGGCAAGAAAGGACCTGGGCTTGGACCTTGGTGGCGTTGGAATTGGTCTTGGTGCAGGGGTAGGCATTGGACTCGGAGGTGGAAGTGGTGCAGGCTCGGGCTCGGGCTCTGGTTCTGGGTCTAGCTCAGGGTCAGGTTCAGCCTCTGCCTCGGGATCAAGTTCTGGGTCAGGCTCGTCTGGCGCTGGGTCAGAAGCAGGCTCATATGCTGGATCTTACGCTGGGTCAAGGGCCGGATCAGGATCAGGAGGCAATCAAGGCTCAGGCTCTGGTTTTGGACGTGGTGAAGGTTATGGCGAGGGTTCTGGCAGAGGAAGTGGTTCCGGTAAAGGTTCTGGTTACGGTGAAGGTCGTGGTTATGGCTCAGGGTCTGGGAGCGGACACGGAAAATAA
- the LOC122319014 gene encoding protein FLX-like 4, translating to MAARGQIPPAFERHPVQASGMIRHGPFPGLFTASGQRLLEPHPPSELLENKIAIQAAEIERLAGENRRLAATHLTLEQELVAAQREVHRISDHIRNIQREHDIQNRILQDKMRKMQEDIKAGESVKRDLQKAHMEAQNLVATGQELTAHVQKATQELQKAEIDVKHIPDFHSELDSLRQEHQRLRTTFEYEKGINIEQVEQLQAMEKNLIGMARELEKLRAEVLNAENRALAPNLCGSSYMNPDSSYPPPIRGAGAYVDSYGRPLVQVDVGPAGDGMIPYSTGNGAASGAAVGASVPSAGSASVPGGAYDPSLVQR from the exons ATGGCTGCAAGAGGACAAATTCCACCAGCTTTTGAACGACATCCTGTCCAGGCTTCAGGAATGATCCGGCATGGCCCATTTCCTGGATTGTTTACTGCTTCTGGGCAGCGCCTATTGGAGCCACACCCTCCTTCTGAACTGTTGGAGAATAAAATTGCCATTCAGGCAGCTGAAATAGAAAGACTTGCAGGGGAGAATCGTAGGTTGGCAGCCACTCATCTGACTTTGGAGCAGGAGCTTGTTGCTGCTCAGCGGGAAGTGCATAGAATCAGTGACCACATAAGAAACATCCAGAGGGAGCATGATATACAGAACAGAATTTTGCAGGATAAGATGAGAAAAATGCAAGAAGATATTAAAGCTGGTGAGAGTGTGAAGAGGGACCTGCAAAAGGCCCACATGGAGGCTCAGAACTTGGTTGCTACTGGACAAGAGCTGACTGCCCATGTTCAGAAGGCCACTCAGGAATTGCAGAAAGCCGAGATAGATGTAAAGCATATACCAGATTTTCATTCTGAACTTGACAGTTTGAGGCAAGAACATCAAAGGCTGCG TACCACATTTGAGTATGAAAAAGGAATTAACATAGAGCAAGTGGAGCAACTgcaagcaatggagaagaaTCTAATTGGAATGGCAAGAGAATTGGAAAAGTTGCGTGCCGAGGTCTTGAATGCTGAGAATAGAGCACTTG CTCCAAACCTATGTGGTAGTAGTTATATGAATCCAGATTCGTCGTACCCACCTCCTATAAGAGGTGCTGGCGCCTATGTTGACAGCTATGGAAGGCCTCTTGTTCAGGTGGATGTTGGGCCAGCGGGAGATGGGATGATTCCTTATAGTACTGGCAATGGAGCTGCTAGTGGTGCTGCTGTTGGTGCATCTGTCCCTAGTGCTGGAAGTGCCTCTGTCCCAGGAGGAGCATATGATCCCTCCCTTGTGCAGAGGTGA
- the LOC122318390 gene encoding cytochrome c oxidase subunit 6b-2, whose translation MAEIELKTAPADFRFPTTNQTRHCFTRYIEFHRCLAAKGEESVDCAKFAKFYRSLCPGEWVERWNEQRENGSFPGPL comes from the exons ATGGCAGAG ATTGAGCTTAAAACAGCCCCTGCTGATTTTCGATTTCCTACAACAAATCAAACAAGACACTGTTTCACACGCTACATTGAGTTTCACAG GTGCTTGGCAGCAAAAGGTGAAGAGTCTGTTGATTGTGCAAAGTTTGCCAAATTTTATCGTTCTCTCTGTCCTGGTGAATGG GTTGAGAGGTGGAACGAGCAGAGGGAGAATGGGTCTTTCCCAGGCCCTCTTTGA
- the LOC122318388 gene encoding tetraspanin-8-like: MFRVSNNLVGILNLVTFLLSIPILVAGIWLSKQADSECERWLEKPVIVLAVFLMLVSLAGLIGACCKVSWLLWLYLLVMFLLILLLTVFTIFAFVVTNKGAGEALSDRGYKEYRLGDYSDWLQNRVSNTKNWNKIKSCLYDSKVCSSFADNYLNDTVQEFYAEHLSSLQSGCCKPSNDCNFTYVKPTEWNKNVSVTNSNPDCSAWENDPEVLCFNCESCKAGLLDNIKSNWKKVAIVNVIFLVFLIVVYSVGCCAFRNNRKDNAYRNRY, translated from the exons ATGTTCCGCGTCAGCAACAACCTGGTGGGGATCCTCAACCTGGTCACCTTCCTTCTCTCCATCCCGATCCTCGTCGCCGGTATATGGCTGAGCAAACAGGCCGACAGTGAGTGCGAGCGCTGGCTGGAGAAGCCCGTCATTGTCCTCGCCGTCTTTCTCATGCTCGTCTCCCTCGCCGGCCTCATCGGCGCCTGCTGCAAGGTCTCCTGGCTCCTCTGGCTCTACCTCCTTGTTATgttcctcctcatcctcctcCTCACCGTCTTCACCATTTTCGCCTTTGTCGTAACAAACAAGGGCGCCGGAGAGGCCCTCTCCGACCGAGGATACAAGGAGTACAGGCTCGGCGACTACTCTGACTGGCTCCAGAACAGGGTCAGCAACACCAAAAACTGGAACAAGATTAAGAGTTGCTTGTACGACAGCAAAGTCTGTTCCAGTTTCGCGGACAATTACCTAAACGACACCGTCCAGGAATTCTATGCCGAGCACCTCTCCTCGCTTCAG TCTGGTTGCTGTAAGCCATCAAATGACTGTAATTTCACCTATGTGAAACCAACGGAATGGAACAAGAACGTGAGTGTTACCAATTCTAACCCCGACTGCAGTGCATGGGAGAATGATCCAGAGGTTTTATGCTTCAATTGTGAGTCATGCAAGGCTGGATTACTGGACAATATTAAAAGTAACTGGAAGAAGGTGGCTATTGTCAACGTTATATTCCTTGTCTTCCTCATTGTTGTGTACTCTGTTGGATGCTGTGCGTTCAGAAACAATAGGAAGGACAATGCTTATCGGAATCGATACTAA
- the LOC122274297 gene encoding WAT1-related protein At4g30420, translating into MGGWDDYKPVMAMSGLQFSYAVLALTSRASLLQGMNPRVFVVYRQAIATLVIAPIAYFSRESGGGCSLGLRSFSLIFLVSLIGVTIDQNVYFEGLYLASSSMASAMGNLLPAVTFVMASIFGLERVDFGSLTSIAKIVGTILCVSGAVSMTLLRGPKLLNAELLLPANSHLLGSGHENWLLGCVLLFGSCCCWSLWLILQVPTSASCPDLLSLSAWMCFLATLQSAVLAYFTEPEPKAWNIHSNLEIASCIYTGVIGSGLSFFVQAWCISRKGPLFCAMFNPLCTVIVTIFAAIFLHEEIYTGSLLGAIGVIIGLYIVLWGKAKDLVETNEEATNLRNDKVGNVNFLIDDDDLEEPLLSQKSTKDEDRSEENIWRPSLISSW; encoded by the exons ATGGGCGGTTGGGATGATTACAAGCCTGTAATGGCTATGTCTGGGTTGCAATTTTCATACGCAGTTCTTGCTCTAACAAGTAGAGCATCCCTCCTACAAGGAATGAATCCCAGGGTATTTGTAGTTTACAGACAAGCCATTGCAACTTTGGTTATAGCACCAATAGCCTACTTCTCGAG AGAATCCGGTGGTGGATGTTCTCTGGGTTTGAGGAGCTTCTCTTTGATATTTTTGGTCTCTCTTATTGG GGTAACAATTGATCAGAACGTTTATTTTGAAGGCCTATACTTAGCGTCATCGTCGATGGCAAGTGCAATGGGCAATCTTCTCCCCGCAGTCACCTTTGTAATGGCATCTATTTTCGG ATTGGAGAGGGTTGATTTTGGAAGCTTGACAAGTATTGCCAAGATAGTAGGGACAATCTTGTGTGTGAGTGGAGCAGTGTCCATGACATTGCTTAGGGGCCCAAAGCTACTCAATGCTGAATTGCTGCTACCGGCAAATTCTCATTTGTTAGGTTCGGGACATGAGAACTGGTTGCTGGGTTGTGTACTTCTCTTTGGAAGCTGTTGTTGCTGGTCGTTATGGCTGATTTTGCAG gTTCCAACTTCAGCAAGCTGTCCTGACCTCCTATCGTTGTCAGCTTGGATGTGTTTCTTGGCCACATTACAATCAGCAGTCCTTGCATATTTTACAGAGCCAGAGCCAAAAGCATGGAATATACATTCAAATCTTGAAATTGCTTCTTGTATATACACA ggAGTCATAGGATCTGGGCTTTCATTCTTCGTTCAAGCATGGTGCATATCACGAAAGGGCCCACTCTTTTGTGCAATGTTCAATCCTCTATGCACAGTTATTGTGACCATTTTCGCTGCTATATTTCTTCACGAGGAGATCTACACCGGAAG CTTGTTAGGTGCCATTGGTGTGATTATTGGTTTATATATTGTGCTGTGGGGCAAAGCCAAAGACCTTGTGGAAACCAATGAAGAGGCAACAAATCTTCGAAATGATAAAGTCGGGAATGTGAACTTCTTGATAGATGATGATGATTTGGAGGAACCACTCTTGTCTCAAAAATCAACTAAAGACGAAGATCGATCAGAAGAAAACATATGGCGACCTTCACTAATCAGTTCATGGTAG